From a single Hymenobacter sp. YIM 151500-1 genomic region:
- a CDS encoding HesB/IscA family protein, with protein sequence MITVSDKAKEKIEKLMQDAELDPTYRLRASVAGGGCSGLSYKLDFDNEVKPMDQEFEDKGVRVVVDMKSFLYLAGTQLDFSDGLNGKGFYFDNPNASRTCGCGESFSV encoded by the coding sequence ATGATTACCGTTTCGGATAAAGCCAAGGAGAAGATTGAAAAGCTCATGCAGGACGCCGAGCTGGATCCTACCTACCGGTTGCGGGCCTCGGTGGCCGGCGGCGGCTGCTCGGGCCTGAGCTATAAGCTGGACTTCGACAACGAGGTAAAGCCCATGGACCAAGAATTCGAGGATAAAGGTGTACGGGTGGTAGTCGATATGAAGAGTTTCCTCTACCTGGCTGGCACCCAGCTCGATTTCTCCGATGGTCTCAATGGCAAAGGCTTCTATTTCGACAATCCGAATGCCTCCCGTACCTGCGGCTGCGGCGAGAGTTTCTCGGTGTAG
- the iscU gene encoding Fe-S cluster assembly scaffold IscU: MAYSDKVIDHYSNPRNVGTLDKSKKNVGTGLVGAPECGDVMRLQIEVDEATNTITDAKFKTFGCGSAIASSSLATEWLKGKTVDEALAIDNMEIVEELALPPVKIHCSVLAEDAIKSAINDYRVKNGLPALEEAKSHH; encoded by the coding sequence ATGGCTTACTCCGATAAAGTAATCGACCATTACAGCAACCCCCGCAACGTGGGCACGCTGGACAAAAGCAAAAAGAACGTGGGCACCGGCCTGGTAGGTGCCCCGGAGTGCGGCGACGTAATGCGCCTGCAAATCGAGGTGGACGAAGCCACCAACACCATCACCGACGCCAAGTTCAAGACCTTTGGCTGCGGCTCGGCCATTGCTTCGTCGTCGCTGGCTACGGAATGGCTGAAGGGCAAGACCGTGGATGAGGCGCTGGCCATCGACAACATGGAGATTGTGGAGGAGCTGGCCCTGCCGCCCGTGAAAATCCACTGCTCGGTGCTGGCGGAAGACGCCATTAAGTCGGCTATCAACGACTACCGCGTAAAGAACGGCCTGCCCGCTCTGGAAGAAGCGAAGTCGCACCATTAA
- a CDS encoding IscS subfamily cysteine desulfurase, with amino-acid sequence MLKLPIYLDNNATTPLDPRVLEAMMPYLTEVFGNAASRNHPFGWAAEEAVDYAREQIASLINCDPKEIIFTSGATESDNLGIKGVFEMYSQKGNHIITATTEHKAVLDTCKHIEKLGGRVTYLPVDSEGLISLEELEAAMTPQTILVTIMYGNNETGTIQPIREIAKIAHQHGALFMTDGTQAVGKIPVDVQADGIDLMAFTAHKMYGPKGVGALYVRRKNPRVKVTAQMDGGGHERGMRSGTLNVPGIVGLGKACELCKQEMEADTQRLSAMRDRLERELLTLEESYVNGSREHRLPHVTNISFKYVEGEGLMMGVKDLAVSSGSACTSASLEPSYVLKALGLSDDLAHSSLRFGLSRFTTDEQIDYAINHVKEAVTKLREMSPLWEMFKEGIDLNSIEWAEH; translated from the coding sequence ATGCTCAAGCTACCTATTTACCTCGACAACAACGCCACTACTCCGCTGGACCCGCGCGTGCTGGAGGCCATGATGCCGTACCTGACCGAGGTATTCGGCAACGCCGCTTCCCGCAACCACCCGTTTGGCTGGGCCGCGGAGGAAGCCGTAGACTACGCCCGGGAGCAGATTGCCAGCCTGATTAATTGCGACCCCAAGGAAATTATCTTCACCTCCGGCGCCACTGAGTCCGACAACCTGGGCATCAAGGGCGTGTTTGAGATGTACTCGCAGAAGGGCAACCACATTATTACGGCTACCACCGAGCACAAAGCCGTGCTTGACACCTGCAAGCACATTGAAAAGCTAGGTGGCCGCGTAACCTACCTGCCCGTCGACTCCGAAGGCCTGATTAGCCTGGAAGAACTGGAAGCCGCCATGACGCCCCAGACCATTCTGGTGACCATCATGTACGGCAACAACGAAACTGGCACCATTCAGCCCATCCGCGAAATCGCCAAAATTGCCCACCAGCACGGTGCCCTGTTCATGACCGACGGCACCCAGGCCGTGGGCAAGATTCCGGTGGATGTGCAAGCCGATGGCATCGACCTGATGGCCTTCACGGCCCACAAAATGTATGGCCCCAAGGGGGTAGGTGCCCTGTACGTACGCCGCAAAAACCCGCGCGTGAAAGTGACGGCCCAGATGGACGGCGGCGGCCACGAACGGGGTATGCGTTCCGGCACACTCAACGTGCCCGGCATTGTGGGCCTAGGCAAAGCCTGTGAGCTGTGCAAGCAGGAAATGGAAGCCGATACGCAGCGCCTCTCGGCCATGCGCGACCGGCTGGAGCGCGAGCTACTGACGCTGGAAGAAAGCTACGTGAACGGCTCCCGGGAGCACCGCCTGCCCCACGTTACCAATATCTCCTTTAAATACGTGGAAGGTGAAGGCCTGATGATGGGCGTGAAGGACCTGGCCGTATCATCAGGTTCGGCCTGCACCTCGGCTTCGCTGGAGCCCTCCTACGTGCTGAAGGCCCTGGGCCTGAGCGACGACCTCGCCCACAGCTCCCTGCGCTTCGGCCTGAGCCGCTTCACCACCGATGAGCAGATCGACTACGCCATCAACCACGTAAAAGAAGCTGTAACCAAGCTCCGCGAGATGTCGCCGCTATGGGAGATGTTCAAAGAAGGCATCGACCTCAACTCCATTGAGTGGGCGGAACACTGA
- the mce gene encoding methylmalonyl-CoA epimerase, whose amino-acid sequence MLTNLEHLGLAVRNLEAATALYTTLLGQEPYKQEHVASEAVDTVFFRVGGSKIELLAGTSPDSAITRYLDKKPEGIHHVAFEVNDIRAEMSRLRSAGFTLLNDEPKRGADNKLVCFVHPKSANGVLVELCQDAGPAAT is encoded by the coding sequence ATGCTAACCAACCTCGAACACCTGGGCCTGGCCGTGCGCAACCTGGAAGCCGCCACGGCGCTGTATACTACGCTGCTGGGGCAGGAGCCGTACAAGCAGGAGCACGTTGCCTCCGAAGCCGTGGATACTGTATTTTTTCGGGTGGGAGGCTCAAAGATTGAGCTGCTGGCCGGCACCTCGCCCGACAGCGCCATAACCCGCTACCTGGACAAGAAGCCCGAAGGCATTCATCACGTGGCGTTTGAGGTGAATGATATCCGGGCGGAGATGAGCCGGCTGCGGTCGGCGGGCTTCACCTTGCTCAACGACGAGCCCAAGCGCGGCGCCGACAACAAGCTGGTGTGCTTCGTGCACCCCAAAAGTGCCAATGGCGTGCTGGTGGAGCTGTGCCAGGATGCCGGCCCTGCGGCCACCTAA
- a CDS encoding L-threonylcarbamoyladenylate synthase, whose amino-acid sequence MSTKFFREEVDAAVDALLMQQVLLYPTDTVWGLGCDAELPKAVEQVYTLKNRPAEKACIVLVADEQMFARYAAVVPPNLPVLLAAQERPTTYVVPGSRWLAPNLLAPDGTVGLRVVQDAFCHQVVRRLGHGLVSTSANRSGQPTPALYSEIDPAIVRGADYVVSWRQDDTTRAAPSRVVRVLPDGGLEVLRD is encoded by the coding sequence ATGAGCACCAAGTTTTTCCGGGAAGAAGTGGACGCGGCTGTGGATGCGTTGCTGATGCAGCAGGTGCTGCTGTACCCCACCGATACGGTGTGGGGCCTGGGCTGCGACGCCGAGCTGCCCAAGGCCGTGGAGCAGGTGTACACGCTCAAAAACCGGCCTGCTGAGAAAGCGTGCATTGTGCTGGTAGCCGACGAGCAGATGTTTGCCCGCTACGCCGCCGTGGTGCCGCCCAACTTACCCGTGCTGCTGGCCGCCCAGGAGCGCCCCACCACCTACGTGGTGCCCGGCAGCCGCTGGCTGGCGCCCAACCTGCTGGCCCCCGATGGCACGGTGGGCCTGCGCGTGGTGCAAGATGCCTTCTGCCACCAGGTAGTGCGGCGCCTGGGCCATGGACTAGTGTCAACGTCGGCGAACCGCAGCGGGCAGCCCACGCCGGCCCTCTACTCCGAAATAGACCCGGCCATCGTGCGCGGGGCCGATTACGTGGTGAGCTGGCGCCAGGACGACACTACTCGCGCCGCACCCTCGCGGGTGGTGCGCGTGCTGCCCGACGGTGGCCTGGAGGTGCTCCGCGACTAG
- a CDS encoding DUF2306 domain-containing protein, producing the protein MWLAAIFFALPASALLVRLLLGVHIAAGSIALLAGLVPILGRKGGRWHVRAGRLYTACMGVVAATAVALSAVQPLTQGRLFLAGVAVLSFYLGFTGWRAARRHSAAPTTLDKALAAGALVVGVVMISAGLRLPAILSAFFGGILCLFAGLDTWQAVSFRFAAPPHPWMLRHFTRLGGSYISATTAFIVVNLGRWLPADSPAWLGLAGWLLPTFIGSYLIARTVRQRRAQLPVS; encoded by the coding sequence ATGTGGCTTGCTGCCATCTTTTTTGCTTTACCGGCTTCGGCCCTGCTGGTGCGCCTGCTGCTGGGAGTACACATTGCCGCCGGCAGCATTGCCTTGCTGGCGGGGCTAGTGCCCATACTAGGCCGCAAAGGTGGCCGCTGGCACGTGAGAGCGGGCCGCCTCTACACGGCGTGCATGGGCGTGGTAGCGGCCACGGCCGTGGCGCTGAGCGCGGTGCAGCCACTTACCCAGGGGCGCCTTTTCCTGGCGGGGGTGGCCGTGCTTAGTTTTTACTTAGGCTTCACAGGGTGGCGGGCGGCCCGGCGCCATAGTGCCGCACCAACCACCCTGGACAAAGCCCTGGCTGCCGGCGCGCTGGTGGTGGGGGTGGTAATGATAAGCGCGGGCCTGCGTCTGCCGGCCATCCTGTCTGCCTTCTTCGGAGGTATACTGTGCCTGTTTGCGGGCCTGGATACCTGGCAGGCAGTCAGCTTCCGGTTCGCGGCCCCGCCCCACCCCTGGATGCTTCGGCACTTTACCCGGCTCGGCGGCTCCTATATTTCAGCCACCACAGCCTTCATTGTTGTAAATCTAGGCCGCTGGCTGCCAGCAGATTCTCCCGCCTGGCTGGGGCTGGCGGGCTGGTTGCTGCCCACTTTCATCGGCAGCTACCTGATAGCGCGCACCGTGCGGCAGCGGCGGGCCCAGCTGCCCGTAAGCTAG